CAGTGAGCCACTGCTTAGCACTGACGAGCTGACCGCACTTAGCACGGCATTCGTGTAGGCTAGCTCGCTGGCATCCATCCCGTGCGTGCGATAGTTCGGATAAGTCATCGAACATCCGCACGTGTTCCAGGCTAGCGCTGAACCGATACCGCTCAAGAGCATTAGAGCTACGCTTAAACTAATAATAAAACGACGTAATACGTTAGATTGTACGACTGTCATATGCACTATTTGCACCTCATTTTAGAATAAAACTCATTGATAGTTTGATTTTTGCTTAAAGCTTTTTCTTTTGAATCGTTTTGACTTTCCTCAATGGCCCCTGCCTGAGTCGGTGTTCCAGAGAGCGTATTTCCTGAATTGTATGTCAGTGATGTTGTGATTGATTTATCAGAGATTGCCTGAATACTTCCTGTTGACTCATTTAAGGCTACTTGAAATCCACCTTCGTTAACGACCTTACCCTCAACTTCACGGTAAAATCCAACCACCGGGAGCGGTCCTTCGGCAGTTTTAGTTGTGTGAAATACAAAGAGTCCGGCCATGCCTGGGGCAAGATTTAAAGTATGAATTTGGCCATGTGGGGTAACGGCCATTGCTTCCATGACGCGTCCGGATGAGGTTCTTCCACCGGCTTGTTTAATTTGGATAGTTGATCCAGCTTGAATAGTTTTATCCTCGCTACGGATTACTTCAGAAATTTTTAGGTCGAATAAACTCGCAGGTTGTCCGATTTCGGCTGAAATGTCTTTTGTGTTTTGGACAGCGGCGCGAACAATCAGTGGTTGTTTACAGATTACTGCAAGGCTGCTGTAATCTTCGGTTACGGCATTATTTTCAGCTCGAGCAAAAGGCACGAGACTCAGTACAAATGAGATTGCACAAAAAATTGCTATAATTCGCTTATATTTGTTCATCAGTTTAATGCCTAACTAAAATCTATTTCTAGGCGCTGAATGAACCTTCTTTAAAACCAAAAGAAAAACCGCAGAAAAACCACGCGCAAAAAACATTCAAGACAGTTATGACTATTTTCAGATAAAACGTGACCGAATAAATCAAATAACCGTACTTTCAGGTGCGGGATTGTATATTTCCCCATCGATAATGTCAATTTTAAAGCATCAATTAACTAGTTGATTTTGTTAGAAATATTGCTAAAGCGTAAATATTACTCAAAATATATTTAAAAATTTTAGCAAAACATAAAGTAATGCTAGAAGTAGGCCCCCTACTTTTCCTACTTCTCCTCTCTTTTGCAAAGTAACCCCGTACCATAAGGGGGCTTAGACCCAAGGCCTCGTCACCGAGTTTATTTTAACAGGAAAAAGCTAATAAAAAAGGGAGCTTATAGCTCCCTTTTAAAAACTCTAGTTATATATGAGCCCTACTTATCGGTCTTAATCTGCTCAAAAATATCGCGGAAAGTTGCCGATCCAGCAGATTCATCGAGATACTGCGCGTAGTCCTCCTTCTGCTTCGAAGCTCGCTTAGCAGGCTTCAAGCTCAAGCTGATACGTCGCTCTGCCTTGTCAACGTTTGTGACTTCAGATTCAATTTCGTCACCAACTTTGAACTTCTCATAGTGATTATCACCCTTTTGCAGTCCAAGTTGCGAAATATGAATCAAGCCCTCTACGCCCTCCTCAAGCTCAACAAATACGCCGAACTCAGTCACACTGTTAATCTTACCACGCACCTTCGCGCCGGCTGGATAACGATGTGGCACTGTATCCCAAATATCTGGAGTAAGTTGCTTAATGCCTAAGCTGAGTCGCTCATTCTCTTGATCGATTTCAAGCACAACAGCTTCAACAGTCTCGCCCTTCTTGTAGAGGTCTTGCAGTTCCTTTGGATCCTTAACACGCTTAGTCCAAGAAATGTCAGAAACGTGCACTAGCCCATCAATGCCATCTTTCACCGTAACGAAAATACCAAAGTCAGTAACAGAGCGCACTGCACCAGTGATTTTTGTTCCAGCTGGGAATTCTTGCTGTAACGATTCCCAAGGATTTGGCAGGAGCTGTTTCAAGCCTAGGCTGATCCGCTGCTGCTTAGCATTTACTTCCAAAATCTGCGCAGTAACATCATCACCCGCATTCAGTAATTTATTTGGATGCTTAGTTTTCTTTGACCAAGTCATTTCAGAAACGTGAATCAAGCCTTCAACGCCGTCTTCAAGCTTAATAAAAGCACCGTAATCAGCAATGCTCATGACTTTGCCAGTCACCGTATTGCCTGGAACATACTTCATTTCCACATGATCCCAAGGGTTGTTATGCAGCTGCTTCATGCCCAAACTGACCCGTTCCTTGTCAGTGTCATACTTAAGCACAACCACTGGAACAACTTGTCCAGGAGTTAAAATTTCTGACGGATGATTAACACGTCCCCAGGACATGTCAGTAATATGCAACAAGCCATCAATGCCGCCTAGATCGATAAATGCACCGTAGTCGGTAATGTTTTTCACAGTACCTTCCATCACTACACCTTCAGAAATATGACCCAGTGTATCTTGCTTAAGCGCCTTACGTTCTTCCTCGAGTACAACTCGACGCGAGAGCACGATGTTGCCACGCTGACGGCTAAACTTCAGGATTTTAAATTCCATTTCCTCGCCGAGATAACGGTCAAGGTTACGCTGTGGACGCACATCTATTTGTGAGCCTGGTAAAAATGCAGGCACGCCAATGTCGACCTGCAGACCACCTTTGACTTTCTGCACAACACGGCCCTTGACGTTCTCATTACGCTTGAAAACATCTTCTAACTTAACCCAGACGCGATACTGCTCCGCGCGGTCTTTAGAAATAACGATTTCGCCTTCTTCGTTCTCAGGGGCGACCAGTAAAACCTCGACCTTATCGCCAACGCTTACTGTGCACTTCCCATCGGCGCCAAGAAACTGGGCCATCGGGACATTACCTTCAGATTTGAATCCAACATCAACACGGACGGAGTCACGTTCAACGGCCGTAACAGTGCCGATTACAAGTTCCCCAGGCTTTGTTGCTTGCGAGCTAATGTTTAAGAGGCGCTCGAACTCAGATGTGTCGTTCGGATCAGCAACCACTCGGTTGGGGGTAAACTCTTCAATTGTCATCATGCTATTTTTTTATTTTCTCCTTCATCCAGTATTAAGGGACTGGAAAGCCCTTTTTTTTAAGTAACTCACAAACACGCTCGACAACCTCTACAGGACCAAGCGCGGTCGTATCAATTAAAATCGCATCCGGCGCTGGTAACGCTGGATCAATTGCACGCGAAGTATCACGACTGTCACGTGCGGCTAAATCATGCATCACTGCCTGAGTCGATGCTTGACCTAGCTCATGCTGCCGACGTCGTGCACGTTCAGCTAAATCTGCAGTCAAATAAAATTTATATGCTGAGTGTTTAAAAACCACACTCCCCGCATCTCTACCTTCAGCAACAATATTTTTACTTTTGCCGAAATTGCGTTGGATCCCACTGAGGACCTGACGTAATTTTTTTAGAGTTGCAATTTTACTTGCAGCTTCGCTCACAGTTGGATTTGTCAGTTCCTCGCTAAGCTTGTCTCCGTTGACAGTAAAGACTGTCTGGCCATCGGCATCGAGAGAAAAATCAAAACTCAACTGTTCTGCAAGAGCAGTTATCTCCTCATCTACTTCTAAGTTTGCTCCTGACTGCAGCGCCAAGTGCGCCACCGCCCGAAACAATGCCCCAGAATTGAGGTGCACGAACCCGAGCCTTCTAGCAAGATTACGAGCTGCTGTCGACTTTCCCGACCCGGCTAATCCATCAATTGTAATCACATATTGAGCCATTACCCTGCATCAATGGTCAAAATACTCAAAATAATCAACTTTTTGCCAAAAATCTGCCCCCTAGCCTGCATTAGTGCTAGATCATCCCGCAGAAACGCCCGGATTGGCTGAAATCGATTATTTGCACGAAAATTGTATTTTTAGCCTCGATTGGAATATCATCCTTTCTTCTCAATTTTTCTTATGGGTAGTCGCAAGTAAAACTTTTCAAGGTTTTCAATTTTCAACCGCAATTTTTCTCCATGCTTCCGATCTATATGCACAAGGCTCTGTCACTGTAAAAGCTCCTCTAGCAAGGAATTTCTCAAGAAAACTCTCTTTGCTCTCAACGTTTTTAGAGTGACAGAGCTTCATGCTCTCAAGTCAAAAGGCAGCACAGCCGCCAGCATTAGCTGGTTTGCGCGGAGAAAAAACATTATGAAAAAAAATACGCTCGTCGTCTGGCAGCAAGAAACGGTCAAGTCAAGTGGATTTTTCGGTCTCAACAAAGAACCAAAAACAGTCATTCATGAAGTGTTGTTCGAAGGAGAATGGACGCTGGAAGAACTAAAGCAACAAACGCAATTCGACCTTCATTTTGCTGAATTCATGCAACGTGTCAAAGAGGCAGAGGCAAAGGGCTTCAAACCAAAAGGAGGTCATGAAATCGTCCACGCTTACACCGACAAACCACTCTCAGGTGCAAGCACTTGACCGATCAAGTCCAATCCGGAGCCAAAGGTTTTCTCAAAAAGAAGCTTGCGGCTCCCTCTTCTCTTCGCTCTGCGCTATAGATTACCTTACAAGATTATTATTTGCGCCTGTTCCACGCTCGATCTCACTCTTCCCGAGAAAGCGCTTAAGTAAACATGCGTATCCCACGAAATGGCCCAGTATCTAGGCCTTGGCGCCTAAGAATTTCCTTACACAATAAAGTGTGAAACGAGCGGCGTCGCGAGAAATCACCTACACGCAGTTGCAAAATCCAAAAAACAACTGCACCACTAAGGAAGGCTATAAAAAGTGCCAAATAAATCCTACTCGATGCTGTATATGTTGCCATTGCCGCAAGCAGTAAAACGACTAAAGCGCCAATCACTGGCGAAAGATACCGCCCCCAGAAGGAAGAAATTTCAACTCCAAGCTGCCGGGCTCCCTGCTGGTCAAATGGTAGTGTCTCTAAATCTTCAGCATACGACTGCAAAACCCGCGTGTGCACAACGCAGAGAGCTTCACGCAAAAACTCTTCAACTGGAGGCTGATATTGAGAATTTAAACTTTTGATTTCAGGTCGCAAAAATGTCCAAGGAATGCCAATTGTCCAAGAATTAATTTCGCAAGCCAATAACACCTTGGCAATCAGTTGGTAATGTTCTTCATCACGTGCAAACCTTGATGTTCTTGGCTGCGCAGTGAGCGCGTCG
The bacterium DNA segment above includes these coding regions:
- a CDS encoding 30S ribosomal protein S1, which translates into the protein MMTIEEFTPNRVVADPNDTSEFERLLNISSQATKPGELVIGTVTAVERDSVRVDVGFKSEGNVPMAQFLGADGKCTVSVGDKVEVLLVAPENEEGEIVISKDRAEQYRVWVKLEDVFKRNENVKGRVVQKVKGGLQVDIGVPAFLPGSQIDVRPQRNLDRYLGEEMEFKILKFSRQRGNIVLSRRVVLEEERKALKQDTLGHISEGVVMEGTVKNITDYGAFIDLGGIDGLLHITDMSWGRVNHPSEILTPGQVVPVVVLKYDTDKERVSLGMKQLHNNPWDHVEMKYVPGNTVTGKVMSIADYGAFIKLEDGVEGLIHVSEMTWSKKTKHPNKLLNAGDDVTAQILEVNAKQQRISLGLKQLLPNPWESLQQEFPAGTKITGAVRSVTDFGIFVTVKDGIDGLVHVSDISWTKRVKDPKELQDLYKKGETVEAVVLEIDQENERLSLGIKQLTPDIWDTVPHRYPAGAKVRGKINSVTEFGVFVELEEGVEGLIHISQLGLQKGDNHYEKFKVGDEIESEVTNVDKAERRISLSLKPAKRASKQKEDYAQYLDESAGSATFRDIFEQIKTDK
- the cmk gene encoding (d)CMP kinase, whose product is MAQYVITIDGLAGSGKSTAARNLARRLGFVHLNSGALFRAVAHLALQSGANLEVDEEITALAEQLSFDFSLDADGQTVFTVNGDKLSEELTNPTVSEAASKIATLKKLRQVLSGIQRNFGKSKNIVAEGRDAGSVVFKHSAYKFYLTADLAERARRRQHELGQASTQAVMHDLAARDSRDTSRAIDPALPAPDAILIDTTALGPVEVVERVCELLKKKGFPVP